The genomic stretch CCCTAGAAGACATCGAAGAACGGACAAAGCGTTAGTCAAACAGTCTAAGTAGAAGCGCACCCCAAAGGGGTGCACTTCTACAAACTAAAAAATCTACAAATGATTTAGGACTGCTATATTTAAAGACTGTGCTACAACCACAGTCTTTAAATTTCCTGAATCGTCAATGCTGCAAGTCGCTCTCATCTATCCCGAAATTCCGCCCAATACTGGCAATATCGCTCGCACCTGTGCCGCCACAAATACCCATTTGCACTTGGTTGAGCCTCTAGGCTTTGAAATTAGCGATCGCCAACTAAAGCGAGCAGGCATAGACTATTGGGACTATGTAAACGTGACTGTACATCCCAATATCGAATCCCTACGCGAAGCATCCAAAGGGGGAAGGTGGATTTGCTTTAGTGCGCGTGGAGCAAAACATTTTCGAGAATTTCAATATCAAGATGGTGATTGGCTATTATTTGGCAGTGAATCCAGTGGCTTACCTCAAGAAGTCCTTGCCAATAATCCTGCGGTTTATATCCCTATGGAAAATCCCAACGTCCGCAGTCTCAATCTCTCCGTGAGTGCTGCCCTCGGCTTATTTGAAGCCAGACGACAATTAGGAATTTAAAAAGAGGCGAACCTCTCTTTTTAAATTTACTTAACATGAGTTCGGGATGATTTGAAACTGGCTTTGAGAGAGGGTTTGTTACACAAACCCTCTCTCAAAGCCCAAAAGCAAAAGCCTTGCGTAGCAAGGCTTTTGCTTTTGGGCTTTGAAAATTTGCCAGCTTAATCCGAAATAACGTTACTTAGTAACTAGTGCATCGTAACTAGCTTTAAATCCTGCTTGCTGTAAAGCTTTAACGGCAGTTTCTTCATCTTCAACCCAGAATTGATTGCCTAGGCGCACTAACTTTGGCATATATTCGATCGCTGCAATTACAGGAATTTTGGCAGAAGTATCAGGCTCATTTCTGCCATAGTTAGAATTGCCTTGGTTAGAGTTGCTATAGCTAGGATTAGGATTTAAGGCGGTTTTTAGCTGTTGCAAAACTTGGCGATCGCTAGCCTGTTCGCGAGTTAGCTCAACCCGCACCATTCTTACTGACTCAATCGGCTGCATATTGTCAATAATTAATTGCGTTTGTTCATCGCGACGATCAATCTTGCCCCACACCATCACCCGTTTATCCTTTTCCAAGAGATGCTTGACCTTATCAAAGGTCTTGGGGAACACGACAGCTTCAGTACTACCTGTGAGATCTTCGAGTTGCAAAATTGCCATCTGATCGCCTTTTTTGGTAGTTACGGCTTTGATATCAAGAATCAATGCGATCGCTGTAACGGTTTTAGTTTCTGAGGAATCAGGAATATCACAGAGATTAATCGGAGCCATTACCCTCGCCGAACGACTGACTACACTGAGGGGATGATCAGAAATATAGAAACCGAGTAATTCCTTTTCCATCCGTAACTTTTCCTGAGAGGAATAGTCCTGAACGCGATTGGTTGTAGGAGCAGTGTCGAAGGTCTTAGTATTACTACTTTCGCCAAAGAAATCAAACAGATTGCCCTGACCTGATGCTAGCTCTTTGGCGCGGCGTGAAGCCCATTCCATCGTGATATCAAGATCATTCATCAACTGATGACGATTTGGCTCTAGCAAATCTAACGCCCCAGTTTGGATCAATGCTTCTAAAGCTTTCTTATTGAGCGATCGCGAATCAAGGCGGCTACATAAATCAGCTAGCGAGGTAAAGGCTCCATCCTGCTGTCTAGCTTGTAGAATTGCAGCGATCGGGCCTGCCCCAAGGTTTTTAATTGCCGCCAAGCCAAATAAAATTTGCTGTCCCCTTGGCGTAAAGTCTTCACCTGAACTATTCACATCGGGGGGCAATACCTGAATCCCCATACTGCGACAGTTGGCAATATAGCGCTGTACCTTGTCTTGGTCGCCACTGACCGAAGACAACAAAGCTGCCATATATTCAACGGGATAGTTCGCCTTAAGGTATGCAGTTTGGTAAGTTACATAGCCATAGGCAACACTATGGGACTTATTAAAGCAATTGGAAGCTATATAGCCATTATCAAGTAAAAAATTATGATCGCGTTCTAAGCCAATATCGAAAACAGGTTGTACTCCTAACGATTTACGGCTAACGATTTTCATTTTTATGACAGCCCATTTATGTTGAATTTAGTCCAGAAAGACATGTAAAAACCTTGCCAAATAAGCTTTTTACATGTCTTTCTAGGTTTTAAGAAAGCGCATAGCGCTGTAATTATTTCAAAAATGCAAAAAATTAGCGCCCAGAGATAGCAACTATACCTAAGCGCTGATTGTTATGAGACTTATGGTTCAAAACCTTCTAATTCGGGTACTTCAGCAACAAGATGTACACCTTGAATGTAGAGAGAACGACCATACTTACCAACATTCTCTAAACGTAACTTGCCACCTTGTTTCTTGGCTTGTACCGCCATATCGATCGCAGCGCCTACTCCCCTACTGACAATCTTAGTTACACCTTCAAAGTCTAATACGATCGCCACTAATTTCTGATCAATAAATGGCTGCACTGCTTGTCGAAAGTATGGAACTGTGGTTACGCTCAAAGCACCATTCAGTTTGAGAATAACTTGATCGCCATCAATTTGTTCAACGATCTTGAGTTCATCTTGTAAAATGAGGAATGAGTCATGGTTGGAGAATGGGTTTGGGGATAGACAAAAACTTACTCATACGGACTGTTGTACCTTGATCAGTAGATTCGATCTCTACTTTATCAACTAATGCTTTGATCATATGTATACCAAAACCGCCATTTTTGACACCAATCTCGGATATCAAATCAAAATCAGGTGGTGGAACACTGTCAACATCAAAGCCAGAGCCACGATCATGGACTTCTAAGATTAGGCTAGTATTGGCTGCGAAAACAACAACCTCCACGTCAAGGTCTGATGTACTGTAAAGAACCGCATTCACTAAAGCTTCCGTAAGAGCTTGTACGATGTCTTGCACAGCATTAGGACTAAACCCCATTTTTGTAGCGAGTACTTCGACTGCCGCGATGGGAATGTCCTCGATTCCCTCAACGGGTGGAATTGAGATTCGCAGCTTTAAAGGCTTCTCACTCATGGGGAGTCATTCTTTAGCTTTGATTAGCTTTGCCAGATGTAATATACCACACGTTCTCAACGGATGCGGGTAAACCCAATAAATTTTTGCTAACAATCATGGGTATATAAGGTGATTGTTTAATGTTCTAATCATGGGTTCCCCAACTTCTAACAGCTTCGGCAATTGCCGCAATAGATCCTGAGGCTAGGATGAGCAAAACGCTAAGAGCATTTAATTCGGGAGTAACCCCACCACCACTGCGTAGTGACGAAAAAATTGCTATAGGTAATGTGGTTGAGCCAACACCTGCGGTAAAGTAAGCAATCACAAAA from Pseudanabaena sp. Chao 1811 encodes the following:
- a CDS encoding helix-hairpin-helix domain-containing protein — protein: MKIVSRKSLGVQPVFDIGLERDHNFLLDNGYIASNCFNKSHSVAYGYVTYQTAYLKANYPVEYMAALLSSVSGDQDKVQRYIANCRSMGIQVLPPDVNSSGEDFTPRGQQILFGLAAIKNLGAGPIAAILQARQQDGAFTSLADLCSRLDSRSLNKKALEALIQTGALDLLEPNRHQLMNDLDITMEWASRRAKELASGQGNLFDFFGESSNTKTFDTAPTTNRVQDYSSQEKLRMEKELLGFYISDHPLSVVSRSARVMAPINLCDIPDSSETKTVTAIALILDIKAVTTKKGDQMAILQLEDLTGSTEAVVFPKTFDKVKHLLEKDKRVMVWGKIDRRDEQTQLIIDNMQPIESVRMVRVELTREQASDRQVLQQLKTALNPNPSYSNSNQGNSNYGRNEPDTSAKIPVIAAIEYMPKLVRLGNQFWVEDEETAVKALQQAGFKASYDALVTK
- a CDS encoding tRNA (cytidine(34)-2'-O)-methyltransferase; this encodes MLQVALIYPEIPPNTGNIARTCAATNTHLHLVEPLGFEISDRQLKRAGIDYWDYVNVTVHPNIESLREASKGGRWICFSARGAKHFREFQYQDGDWLLFGSESSGLPQEVLANNPAVYIPMENPNVRSLNLSVSAALGLFEARRQLGI
- a CDS encoding ATP-binding protein, which translates into the protein MSEKPLKLRISIPPVEGIEDIPIAAVEVLATKMGFSPNAVQDIVQALTEALVNAVLYSTSDLDVEVVVFAANTSLILEVHDRGSGFDVDSVPPPDFDLISEIGVKNGGFGIHMIKALVDKVEIESTDQGTTVRMSKFLSIPKPILQP
- a CDS encoding STAS domain-containing protein — its product is MSVTTVPYFRQAVQPFIDQKLVAIVLDFEGVTKIVSRGVGAAIDMAVQAKKQGGKLRLENVGKYGRSLYIQGVHLVAEVPELEGFEP